The Argentina anserina chromosome 3, drPotAnse1.1, whole genome shotgun sequence genome includes a region encoding these proteins:
- the LOC126786377 gene encoding CEN-like protein 2, translating into MAKVSDPLVVGRVIGEVVDYFSPCVKMTVTYNSSKKVYNGHELFPSTVTIKPKVEVHGGDLRSFFTLVMTDPDVPGPSDPYLKEHLHWMVTDIPGTTDNTFGREVVKYEMPRPNIGIHRFVFLLFKQKGRQTVIPPPSKDHFDSRKFAEANEFGLPVAAVFFNAQRETAARRR; encoded by the exons ATGGCAAAAGTGTCTGATCCTCTTGTTGTTGGAAGAGTCATTGGAGAGGTTGTTGATTATTTCTCCCCCTGTGTTAAAATGACTGTGACGTACAACTCCAGCAAGAAGGTGTATAATGGCCATGAGCTATTTCCTTCCACGGTAACCATCAAACCTAAGGTTGAAGTTCATGGAGGCGATCTGAGATCTTTCTTTACACTG GTCATGACTGACCCAGATGTTCCAGGTCCTAGTGATCCATATCTGAAGGAGCACTTGCACTG GATGGTCACTGACATCCCCGGAACAACTGACAACACATTTG GAAGGGAGGTGGTGAAATATGAAATGCCGAGGCCAAACATAGGGATCCACCGGTTTGTGTTCCTTCTGTTCAAGCAGAAAGGTAGGCAGACAGTAATTCCTCCTCCGTCAAAGGACCACTTCGACAGTCGAAAGTTTGCAGAAGCAAACGAGTTCGGGCTTCCGGTGGCTGCTGTTTTCTTCAACGCCCAGAGGGAAACTGCTGCAAGAAGACGGTAA